A genomic window from Flavobacterium hankyongi includes:
- the dapB gene encoding 4-hydroxy-tetrahydrodipicolinate reductase: MKIALLGYGKMGKVIERIALERGHEIVLRKSSQDSFEGLKNADVAIDFSVPSSAVSNISECFATNIPVISGTTGWLEHYDEIISLCSEKNGAFIYGSNFSLGVNIFFELNDYLAKMMANLKQYKVSMEEIHHTQKLDAPSGTAISLANGIIENSKYDSWTLNDPKENDIYIEAKRIENIPGTHSIFYDSEVDQIEIKHTAHNREGFALGAVVAAEWLVGKKGVYTMKDVLSLNKK, from the coding sequence GTGAAAATAGCACTTTTAGGATACGGAAAAATGGGTAAAGTAATTGAACGAATTGCTTTAGAACGTGGTCATGAAATTGTATTGAGAAAATCAAGCCAAGACAGTTTTGAAGGACTTAAAAATGCTGATGTTGCTATAGATTTTAGTGTTCCTAGTAGTGCCGTAAGTAACATTTCTGAATGTTTTGCTACTAATATACCAGTAATAAGTGGTACAACAGGTTGGCTAGAGCATTATGATGAAATTATTTCGCTTTGTTCAGAGAAAAACGGAGCTTTTATTTATGGATCTAATTTTAGCTTAGGAGTAAATATTTTCTTTGAATTGAATGACTATTTGGCAAAAATGATGGCCAATTTAAAGCAATACAAAGTGTCGATGGAAGAAATTCATCACACACAAAAACTTGATGCCCCTAGTGGAACAGCAATTTCATTAGCAAATGGAATTATTGAAAATTCTAAATATGATTCATGGACATTAAATGATCCAAAAGAGAATGATATATATATAGAAGCAAAAAGAATTGAAAATATTCCTGGCACACACAGTATTTTCTATGACAGTGAAGTGGATCAAATTGAAATCAAACACACAGCACATAACCGTGAAGGTTTTGCTTTAGGAGCAGTTGTAGCAGCCGAATGGTTGGTTGGCAAAAAAGGAGTTTACACAATGAAAGATGTTCTTTCATTGAATAAAAAATAG
- a CDS encoding ParB/RepB/Spo0J family partition protein, whose product MALAKKQAMGRGLSALLKDPENDIKSVADKNADKVVGNIIELEIDAIEINPFQPRTNFNEESLQELATSIRELGVIQPITVRKMEFNKYQLISGERRLRASKLLGLKTVPAYIRLADDNESLTMALVENIQRHDLDPIEIALSYQRLMDEIQLTQEQVSDRVGKKRSTVANYMRLLKLDPIIQTGIRDGFISMGHGRAIINIDNLDDQADIYQKIVSQNLSVRETEALVKAYHEGTPEKTTPSSKATEASFDVKSEDKKAFANYFGTKVDVKVTGNGKGKITIPFTSEEDFNRILNLINS is encoded by the coding sequence ATGGCATTAGCGAAAAAACAGGCGATGGGAAGAGGATTATCTGCGTTATTGAAAGATCCTGAAAACGATATCAAATCAGTTGCAGATAAAAATGCTGACAAAGTTGTTGGTAATATTATCGAATTGGAGATTGATGCTATCGAAATAAATCCGTTTCAGCCTCGTACAAATTTTAATGAAGAATCTTTACAAGAATTAGCCACTTCAATTCGTGAACTTGGGGTTATCCAACCGATTACTGTTCGCAAAATGGAGTTCAACAAATACCAATTAATTTCGGGAGAGCGTCGTTTACGTGCTTCTAAATTATTGGGATTAAAAACGGTTCCTGCCTACATTCGTTTGGCCGATGATAACGAATCGTTAACTATGGCTTTGGTTGAAAACATTCAACGTCATGATTTAGACCCTATTGAGATTGCTTTATCATATCAGCGTTTAATGGATGAAATTCAGTTAACGCAAGAACAAGTGAGTGACCGTGTTGGTAAAAAAAGATCAACAGTTGCTAACTATATGCGTTTATTAAAACTGGATCCTATTATCCAAACAGGTATTCGTGACGGGTTCATTTCTATGGGACATGGTCGTGCTATCATCAACATTGACAACCTTGACGATCAAGCGGATATCTATCAAAAAATAGTAAGCCAAAACCTTTCTGTTCGTGAAACAGAAGCATTGGTAAAAGCATACCACGAAGGTACACCTGAAAAAACAACTCCATCTTCAAAAGCTACAGAAGCTTCTTTTGATGTAAAATCTGAAGACAAAAAAGCTTTTGCAAATTATTTTGGAACTAAAGTTGATGTAAAAGTTACTGGAAACGGTAAAGGAAAAATTACTATTCCGTTTACTTCTGAAGAAGATTTTAATAGAATTCTCAACTTGATTAACAGTTAG
- a CDS encoding DUF5683 domain-containing protein, translating into MKNWLYILLFCTIAGNFSGFSQDEIKLVANDTIKKTIDPLRPAKAAFYSAVIPGLGQAYNKRYWKIPIVYIALGTGIYSYTWNQKRYDRYRDAYKQRLVLGENSNDRYQGLLSTERLVDAQKFHQRNRDLSLLITVALYALNIIDANVDAHLQQFNVNGDLTIKPEIQTNDFNYKQNVGLSLNYKF; encoded by the coding sequence GTGAAAAACTGGTTATACATATTACTTTTTTGTACTATCGCTGGAAACTTTTCAGGTTTTAGTCAAGATGAAATTAAGCTCGTTGCAAACGATACCATTAAAAAAACAATTGACCCTCTTAGACCTGCAAAAGCTGCTTTTTATTCGGCAGTAATTCCAGGCTTAGGTCAGGCATATAATAAGCGTTATTGGAAAATCCCTATTGTTTACATAGCATTAGGGACAGGTATTTATTCATACACTTGGAATCAGAAGAGATATGATAGATATAGAGATGCTTACAAACAACGATTAGTCCTTGGTGAAAACAGTAATGATCGTTATCAAGGATTGTTGAGTACCGAAAGACTTGTAGATGCTCAAAAATTCCATCAGCGCAACAGAGATTTATCCCTACTCATCACAGTGGCTTTATATGCATTAAACATAATAGACGCTAACGTTGATGCACATTTACAACAATTTAATGTGAATGGTGATTTGACTATAAAACCTGAAATTCAAACCAACGATTTCAACTACAAACAAAATGTCGGACTTAGTTTAAATTATAAGTTTTAA